One window from the genome of Hippocampus zosterae strain Florida chromosome 7, ASM2543408v3, whole genome shotgun sequence encodes:
- the tbc1d24 gene encoding TBC1 domain family member 24, whose amino-acid sequence MAEEDYAVFVDPELMGHPAPSGGPGEVDCEDPRELKQMARRGDWAGSHRLRARAYRRLIKSIPCRAVTPDAQVYRELAESHPAAGKAPLPELADGNPVPRYCLRADAVVSAHRVIERLAAQFPDISHCPSLPAVTSLLLHFSADEAQCFEHVSRILACNEPGKRLLDQTFLAYESGCMTFGDLASKYCAPAHKAIVAAAPDVLEVYSDWQRWVLGDLPFGHAVRVLDVYLVEGYKILYRVAMALLKFYRKHAAGGAGAAAGPAEGPRDSGRVRSDIRAFARGIASVVSPDKLLEKAFSIRLLSRKEIALLRLANEKSLREKGIVVRQKRRNVQLALDPDAFSSEIVGAKEMRDIWSWIPERFALCQPQLLFTTSAHGCSLNRFYERCEGYEPTLLLIRTTDGDVCGAFLSTDWEERKRGGNKLSFFGTGECFVFRLKPDMERYEWVVIRHPELACAAKTRGQEEAEAPEEGQNSERGALREPEKAVGQLSPFLAARHFNLNSRNTSMFMAGNFDSIIVGGGEGNALYIDAELNHGRSGRCATFDNPPLCAESFQVALLEAWGFRDAMAASPQRH is encoded by the exons ATGGCCGAAGAGGACTACGCCGTCTTTGTGGACCCGGAGCTGATGGGCCATCCGGCCCCGAGCGGCGGGCCCGGCGAGGTGGACTGCGAGGACCCGAGAGAGCTGAAGCAGATGGCCCGTCGGGGCGACTGGGCCGGCAGTCACCGACTTCGGGCGCGAGCGTACCGGCGGCTGATCAAAAGCATCCCCTGCCGCGCGGTGACGCCCGACGCCCAAGTCTATCGCGAGCTGGCGGAAAGCCATCCGGCGGCCGGGAAGGCGCCGCTGCCGGAGCTGGCGGACGGGAACCCGGTACCGCGCTACTGCCTGCGGGCCGACGCGGTGGTCTCGGCCCACCGCGTCATCGAGCGCCTGGCCGCTCAGTTCCCCGACATCTCCCACTGCCCCTCCCTGCCGGCCGTGACCTCTTTGCTCCTGCACTTCAGCGCCGACGAGGCTCAGTGTTTCGAGCACGTGAGCCGCATACTGGCCTGCAACGAGCCGGGAAAACGGCTCCTGGACCAGACCTTCCTGGCCTACGAGTCGGGCTGCATGACTTTCGGGGACCTGGCCAGCAAGTACTGCGCGCCGGCGCATAAAGCCATCGTGGCCGCCGCCCCGGACGTCCTGGAGGTCTACTCGGACTGGCAGCGCTGGGTGCTGGGCGACTTGCCCTTCGGCCACGCCGTGCGCGTGCTGGACGTCTACCTGGTGGAGGGCTACAAGATTCTGTACCGCGTGGCCATGGCCTTACTCAAGTTCTACCGCAAGCACGCGGCGGGGGGAGCCGGGGCGGCGGCGGGGCCGGCCGAGGGGCCGCGGGATTCCGGCCGAGTCAGGTCGGACATTCGGGCTTTTGCCCGAGGAATCGCTTCGGTGGTGTCGCCCGACAAGCTGCTGGAGAAGGCCTTCTCCATCCGGCTGCTGAGCCGCAAGGAGATCGCCTTGCTGCGGCTGGCCAACGAAAAGTCCCTGCGAGAAAAGGGCATCGTCGTCAGGCAGAAGAG GAGGAACGTGCAGCTGGCGCTGGACCCGGACGCCTTCTCTTCGGAGATTGTCGGCGCCAAGGAGATGAGAGACATCTGGTCGTGGATCCCCGAGCGCTTCGCCCTGTGCCAACCGCAGCTCCTTTTCACCACCTCCGCGCACGGCTGCAGCCTCAACCG ATTCTACGAGCGTTGCGAAGGCTACGAACCCACGCTGCTCCTGATCCGAACCACGGATGGAGAC GTCTGCGGGGCCTTCCTGTCCACGGACTGGGAAGAACGCAAGAGGGGAGGCAACAAGCTGAGCTTCTTTGGCACGGGCGAGTGCTTCGTCTTCCGG CTTAAACCGGACATGGAGCGCTACGAGTGGGTGGTGATCCGGCACCCCGAGTTGGCCTGCGCCGCGAAGACTCGGGGCCAGGAGGAAGCGGAGGCCCCCGAGGAGGGCCAAAACTCGGAGCGCGGCGCTTTGCGGGAGCCGGAGAAGGCCGTCGGCCAGCTGTCGCCCTTCCTGGCCGCCCGCCACTTCAATCTCAACTCCAGGAACACTTCCATGTTCATGGCCGGGAACTTTGACTCCATCATTGTCG GTGGCGGCGAAGGGAACGCTCTCTACATCGACGCCGAACTCAACCACGGGCGCAGCGGGCGCTGCGCCACTTTCGACAACCCGCCTCTGTGCGCCGAGAGCTTCCAGGTGGCCCTGCTGGAAGCGTGGGGCTTCCGGGACGCCATGGCCGCATCGCCCCAACGCCACTGA
- the ntn2 gene encoding netrin 2, producing the protein MDALGSAVPASRMRDSWRTLLLCLWLLAGRARPRGAGDPFAGQRTPADPCYDDAGAARRCVPEFINAAFGKEVTVSGACQICDGAEPRGAHPASYLTDLDSPRNLTCWRSENLAAWPRDVTLTLSLGKKFEVTYVSLRFCSPRPESLAIYKSMDYGKTWTPYRFYSPQCGRASERAAAVGERKEQEAPCSEGPADPRPLSGGLVAFSTLDGRPPGKDLDDSPVLQDWVTVTDIRVVLRRRREPGRPAGADQERAAVTSAPYFYAVSDLQVGGRCKCNGHASRCLQGQDGRLLCDCKHNTEGPECDRCKAFHSDRPWQRATAREANPCLPCECNLHARRCRFNMELYKLSGRKSGGVCVNCRHNTAGRHCHYCKEGFYRDAGRGVAHRRACKACDCHPVGAAGKTCNRTTGQCPCKDGVTGVTCNRCAKGYQQSRSPVAPCIKIPAVEPAAAVSGTEEPADCDSYCKPVKGNLRINMKKYCKKDYAVQVNVLDMETVGDWAKFSVKVASVYKSRGEPLKRGDNILWVHMKDLACKCPQIQMSRRFLVMGGGDGGGGGGSGPGTSRPPAESAGLLADKNSLVIQWRDVWTRRLRKFQRKEKKAKCGKA; encoded by the exons ATGGACGCGCTCGGGTCGGCGGTCCCCGCGAGCAGAATGAGGGATTCCTGGCGGACGTTGCTGCTGTGCCTGTGGCTCCTGGCCGGCCGGGCCCGCCCGCGGGGGGCCGGCGACCCCTTCGCGGGGCAGCGGACCCCCGCGGACCCTTGCTACGACGACGCCGGCGCCGCCCGCCGCTGCGTCCCCGAGTTCATCAACGCCGCCTTTGGCAAGGAGGTGACGGTGTCGGGCGCGTGCCAGATCTGCGACGGCGCCGAGCCCCGCGGCGCCCACCCGGCCTCCTACCTGACCGATCTGGACTCGCCGCGCAACCTGACCTGCTGGCGCTCGGAGAACCTGGCAGCGTGGCCGCGCGACGTGACTCTCACCCTTTCCCTGGGGAAAAAGTTTGAGGTCACCTACGTGAGCTTGCGCTTCTGCTCGCCCCGCCCCGAGTCGCTGGCCATCTACAAGAGCATGGACTACGGCAAGACCTGGACGCCCTACCGCTTCTACTCGCCGCAGTGTGGCCGCGCGTCCGAGCGAGCCGCCGCCGTAGGCGAGCGCAAGGAGCAGGAGGCCCCGTGCAGCGAGGGCCCCGCGGACCCCCGCCCGCTCTCCGGAGGCCTGGTGGCCTTCAGCACCTTGGACGGACGCCCTCCCGGCAAAGACCTTGACGACAGCCCCGTCCTTCAGGACTGGGTGACCGTCACCGACATCCGCGTGGTGCTGAGGCGGCGGCGGGAGCCGGGACGGCCCGCGGGGGCGGACCAGGAAAGGGCGGCGGTCACCTCGGCGCCGTACTTCTACGCCGTGTCGGACTTGCAGGTGGGCGGCAGGTGCAAGTGCAACGGGCACGCCTCGCGCTGCCTTCAAGGCCAGGACGGCCGGCTGCTGTGCGACTGCAAGCACAACACGGAAGGGCCCGAATGCGACCGCTGCAAGGCCTTTCACTCGGACCGGCCGTGGCAGAGGGCCACGGCCCGCGAGGCCAACCCCTGTCTGC CGTGCGAGTGCAACCTGCACGCCCGGCGCTGCCGCTTCAACATGGAGCTGTACAAGCTGTCGGGGAGGAAGAGCGGCGGCGTGTGCGTCAACTGCCGCCACAACACCGCCGGCCGCCACTGCCACTATTGCAAGGAAGGCTTCTACCGAGACGCGGGCCGAGGCGTCGCTCACCGCCGGGCTTGCAAGG CCTGCGACTGCCACCCCGTCGGAGCGGCCGGCAAGACGTGCAACCGGACCACGGGTCAGTGCCCCTGCAAGGACGGCGTGACCGGCGTCACCTGCAACCGCTGCGCCAAGGGCTACCAGCAGAGCCGATCCCCCGTGGCCCCCTGCATCA AGATCCCCGCCGTCGAGCCCGCAGCTGCGGTCAGCGGCACGGAGGAGCCGGCAG acTGCGATTCCTACTGCAAACCCGTGAAGGGCAACTTGAGGATCAACATGAAGAAATACTGCAAAAAGGATTACG CGGTGCAAGTCAACGTCCTGGACATGGAGACCGTCGGCGACTGGGCCAAGTTTTCCGTCAAGGTCGCCTCCGTGTACAAGAGTCGCGGCGAGCCCTTGAAGCGAGGGGACAACATCCTGTGGGTGCACATGAAGGACCTGGCCTGCAAGTGTCCCCAGATCCAGATGAGTCGGCGCTTCCTGGTgatgggcggcggcgacggcggcggcggcggcggctcgggGCCGGGAACCTCCCGCCCGCCGGCGGAAAGCGCCGGGCTGCTGGCTGATAAGAACAGCCTGGTCATCCAGTGGAGGGACGTTTGGACCAGAAGACTGAGGAAGTTCCAGCGCAAAGAGAAGAAGGCCAAGTGCGGCAAAGCCTGA
- the LOC127603269 gene encoding serine-aspartate repeat-containing protein I-like isoform X1 → MEGQGDGRHNGPNCYRIPLPIGNGARNMETLGLRVFILNQEIIFSIHAMIRPPDNDAPDDDDGNTEDNDEDENEDDENVEDDAEEDEAEEDDVEREENMENAEDEDEMEDSDGDADAEDDDAEDDERRGDAHPDYHADNPNLDDVHLNDDNAVLLFRIRVRPLQHGDVFDDIFLELRLVNNDDFDEIDNNEERNGDANADNVDVDDDDGFENDNSDDRDRSREGDGALEDADCCDDEGFEDIERDGESVRDCAVVAAVVDEEAATDDDEDAVAEDGESERDVGDDEQLFVDTRVQYAWLRFAWQAWPLSCGDVFEEIVFEFQGIGQEDLAIRAYNAAWENVEDGDELDVQDAADGERASGPADRRPSPSPAPTGGSEAEEIDREAFRWWRDFDYDFSQSVGIDDADEEDPPPAPCEKGTRESAPEAEPERKAALRLDCQRDAPDQEEAWEEGGARARPQPSPGPSGKRSRDEAGLERESGRTKRSRRRSERDASEDSLSGAAAGRS, encoded by the exons ATGGAAGGACAAGGGGACGGACGGCACAACGGTCCCAATT GCTACCGGATCCCGCTGCCGATAGGGAACGGAGCGCGCAACATGGAGACCCTGGGCCTGAGGGTTTTCATTTTGAACCAGGAGATCATCTTCTCCATCCACGCCATGATCAGGCCGCCCGACAACGACGCgcccgacgacgacgacggcaacACGGAAGACAACGACGAGGACGAAAACGAGGACGACGAAAACGTGGAGGACGACGCGGAAGAGGACGAGGCGGAAGAGGACGACGTCGAGCGGGAGGAGAACATGGAGAACGCGGAGGACGAGGACGAAATGGAAGACAGCGACGGCGACGCCGACGCCGAAGACGACGACGCGGAAGACGACGAGCGCCGCGGCGACGCCCACCCCGACTACCACGCCGACAATCCCAACCTGGACGACGTGCACCTGAACGACGACAACGCCGTGCTCCTCTTCCGGATCCGCGTCAGGCCGCTGCAGCACGGCGACGTCTTTGACGACATCTTCCTGGAGTTGCGCTTGGTCAACAACGACGACTTTGACGAGATCGACAACAACGAAGAGCGCAACGGCGACGCCAACGCGGACAACGTCGAcgtggacgacgacgacggtttTGAAAACGACAACAGCGACGACCGGGACCGCAGCCGCGAAGGCGACGGCGCTTTGGAGGACGCCGACTGTTGTGACGACGAAGGCTTTGAAGACATCGAGCGTGACGGCGAAAGCGTCCGCGATTGCGCCGTCGTCGCCGCG GTCGTCGACGAGGAGGCCGCCACCGACGACGACGAGGATGCCGTCGCAGAGGACGGCGAGAGCGAGCGCGACGTCGGCGACGACGAGCAGCTTTTTGTGGATACGCGCGTCCAGTACGCGTGGCTGCGCTTCGCCTGGCAGGCGTGGCCTCTCTCGTGCGGTGACGTCTTTGAAGAAATTGTCTTTGAGTTTCAAGGAATCGGCCAGGAAGACTTGGCCATTCGCGCCTACAACGCCGCCTGGGAAAACGTGGAGGACGGCGACGAGCTCGACGTCCAGGACGCGGCCGACGGCGAGCGGGCTTCGGGGCCCGCCGACCGCCGCCCTTCGCCTTCGCCCGCGCCGACCGGCGGATCCGAGGCGGAGGAAATTGACCGGGAAGCCTTCCGGTGGTGGCGCGACTTTGATTACGACTTTTCCCAGAGCGTCGGCATCGACGACGCGGACGAAGAAGACCCTCCGCCCGCCCCGTGTGAGAAGGGGACGCGGGAGAGCGCGCCGGAAGCCGAGCCGGAGAGGAAGGCGGCGCTCCGGCTCGACTGCCAGCGCGACGCGCCCGACCAAGAAGAGGCTTGGGAGGAAGGCGGGGCCCGGGCCCGCCCGCAACCCTCACCCGGACCGTCCGGGAAGAGGTCGAGAGACGAGGCCGGCCTCGAGCGAGAAAGCGGACGGACCAAACGCTCGCGTCGGCGCTCGGAACGCGACGCGTCCGAAGACTCGCTCTCGGGCGCGGCCGCCGGACGCTCGTGA
- the LOC127603269 gene encoding protein PFC0760c-like isoform X2, whose product MEGQGDGRHNGPNCYRIPLPIGNGARNMETLGLRVFILNQEIIFSIHAMIRPPDNDAPDDDDGNTEDNDEDENEDDENVEDDAEEDEAEEDDVEREENMENAEDEDEMEDSDGDADAEDDDAEDDERRGDAHPDYHADNPNLDDVHLNDDNAVLLFRIRVRPLQHGDVFDDIFLELRLVNNDDFDEIDNNEERNGDANADNVDVDDDDGFENDNSDDRDRSREGDGALEDADCCDDEGFEDIERDGESVRDCAVVAAVAHEDAPAPEARRDSDDPLPGPSGERAVPEPDDAGGGKEFQWWDESDSDVFSDNSGEEEERRLRRGASERRSGDDAESQDDKGGKKSCKKNFLSDSEDEDSACRSSERGAEREASRKRRRREGAARNRKRFRHDDTSDSDADDERPRPPRTAGPPERPRDDPDDGTREGPRDFAPSPSPAGRIPPIARNG is encoded by the exons ATGGAAGGACAAGGGGACGGACGGCACAACGGTCCCAATT GCTACCGGATCCCGCTGCCGATAGGGAACGGAGCGCGCAACATGGAGACCCTGGGCCTGAGGGTTTTCATTTTGAACCAGGAGATCATCTTCTCCATCCACGCCATGATCAGGCCGCCCGACAACGACGCgcccgacgacgacgacggcaacACGGAAGACAACGACGAGGACGAAAACGAGGACGACGAAAACGTGGAGGACGACGCGGAAGAGGACGAGGCGGAAGAGGACGACGTCGAGCGGGAGGAGAACATGGAGAACGCGGAGGACGAGGACGAAATGGAAGACAGCGACGGCGACGCCGACGCCGAAGACGACGACGCGGAAGACGACGAGCGCCGCGGCGACGCCCACCCCGACTACCACGCCGACAATCCCAACCTGGACGACGTGCACCTGAACGACGACAACGCCGTGCTCCTCTTCCGGATCCGCGTCAGGCCGCTGCAGCACGGCGACGTCTTTGACGACATCTTCCTGGAGTTGCGCTTGGTCAACAACGACGACTTTGACGAGATCGACAACAACGAAGAGCGCAACGGCGACGCCAACGCGGACAACGTCGAcgtggacgacgacgacggtttTGAAAACGACAACAGCGACGACCGGGACCGCAGCCGCGAAGGCGACGGCGCTTTGGAGGACGCCGACTGTTGTGACGACGAAGGCTTTGAAGACATCGAGCGTGACGGCGAAAGCGTCCGCGATTGCGCCGTCGTCGCCGCGGTCGCCCACGAGGACGCGCCGGCCCCCGAGGCCCGCCGGGACTCGGACGATCCTCTGCCCGGACCGTCGGGCGAGAGGGCCGTCCCGGAGCCAGACGACGCCGGCGGGGGCAAAGAGTTCCAGTGGTGGGACGAGTCGGATTCGGACGTTTTTTCCGACAACTCCGGCGAAGAGGAGGAGCGGCGCCTCCGCCGCGGCGCCTCCGAGCGGCGCTCTGGCGACGACGCGGAATCGCAAGACGACAAGGGGGGCAAGAAAAGTTGCAAGAAAAACTTCCTCTCCGACTCTGAGGACGAGGACTCGGCCTGCCGCTCCAGCGAGCGCGGCGCCGAGCGGGAGGCGTCCAGGAAGAGGCGGCGCCGAGAAGGAGCCGCGAGAAACCGCAAGCGCTTTCGACACGACGACACCTCCGACAGCGACGCGGACGACGAGCGGCCCCGGCCCCCGAGGACCGCCGGCCCCCCGGAGCGGCCGAGAGACGACCCGGACGACGGAACCAGGGAGGGCCCCAGAGACTTTGCGCCGTCCCCGAGCCCGGCGGGGAGAATCCCGCCCATCGCCCGCAACGGCTGA
- the nog2 gene encoding noggin-2, whose translation MGGPRPPPLLLCVLLCAHAGLCQHYLRLRPSPSDHLPVSDLKEDPDPDYDPREQDLSERTLRKKLGSHFDPNFMSVGAPAAAAGNHSAAPDVRPQGPVPNELKRLELGETPYGKRVKVGKKARRKFLQWLWTYTHCPVVYAWKDLGLRFWPRYIKEGNCFSERSCSFPEGMSCKPVKSVNKIFLRWYCQGFLRQKYCTWIQVQYPIISECKCSC comes from the coding sequence ATGggcggccctcggcccccgccgCTGCTGCTCTGCGTGCTGCTCTGCGCGCACGCCGGCCTGTGCCAGCACTACCTGCGGCTGCGGCCGTCCCCCAGCGACCACCTGCCCGTGTCCGACCTGAAGGAGGACCCCGACCCGGACTACGACCCCCGCGAGCAGGACCTGTCCGAGAGGACCCTGAGGAAAAAGCTGGGTAGCCACTTTGACCCCAACTTCATGTCGGTGGgcgcgccggcggcggcggcgggcaacCACTCGGCGGCGCCGGACGTCAGGCCGCAGGGGCCCGTGCCCAACGAGCTGAAGAGGCTGGAGCTGGGCGAGACCCCCTACGGCAAGCGCGTCAAGGTGGGCAAGAAGGCGCGCAGGAAGTTCCTGCAGTGGCTGTGGACCTACACGCACTGTCCCGTGGTGTACGCCTGGAAGGACTTGGGCCTGCGCTTCTGGCCGCGCTACATCAAGGAGGGCAACTGCTTCTCGGAGCGCTCCTGCTCCTTCCCGGAGGGCATGTCGTGCAAGCCCGTCAAGTCCGTCAACAAGATATTCTTGCGCTGGTACTGCCAAGGCTTCCTCAGGCAGAAGTACTGCACGTGGATTCAGGTGCAGTACCCCATCATCTCCGAGTGCAAGTGCTCGTGCTGA